From the Leptolyngbyaceae cyanobacterium genome, the window ATCCCCCCATCACCCCAAGCTAGCTTCTTTAATTAACTTGGCGTAAGTTAGCGAGGGTCGATCGCCTAAGTGATCTTCAACCAATCGCTCTGTACCTGTCGTAAAATCGATCGCGAATAATCCAAACCGAGGCGTATAAGACCCCCACTCATAATTATCCGTCAGAGACCAGTGCATATAACCGAGCATTGGCACTCCTTCATTTTGTAATCGTTTCACTTGTTGTAAATGGGCTTTGATAAACTCGCTGCGAGTGAATTGATCTGGACGGCGCGTGGCGTTGCTATTATCGGGTTTGCGGCGCAGTGCCATGCCATTTTCTGCAATCATAATCGGATAACCGAGTTTTTGTGCGTAAAATTGACAGAAAAAGTGCAGTCCTTCTGGAAGCGTTCGCCAATCCCACCATTTGCTAGTAATCCCGCTCATCAACCAACCGCGAAAATCTTTAGTTTCAAACTCAAAGTCTGTAAAATTTGGTAGGCGGAACGTATGAGCGATGAAAGGATCGTAGTAGTCGATCGCTACATAATCAAACACATTTGGATGAGGAGCATTTTCTAATTCCCGCAAATAAATATCCAAATATTTAATATCAAAATTGCGAGTTCCTAACCGATTAGCCAGCCAGTGAGTTAGCCTGCCTAATTGATAAGGTAAGTTGTTCCGACGAAAAGGCAGGTTGGCATTACGCAATGCAGTTTCTAATTCTTGAGCATTAACATAAGTCCATTCTCGTAATTCAATTGGTTTGATGCCTTTTTTTCGTACTTCGAGCAAATCCCAAATCACTTTTTCTGACCAATAAAGGTCACTACAATATGTATTAAGAGAAACTTGGGGAGTTGCCCAACCTTCTGTTTGATAGAGATGATGAATGTAGTTATAGGCTCGAACGTGGGCGGTTAAAAGATGGTTGTAAGCTTGAAACATTGTAGTAATTCCCCGCTCTGAACCGCCGGGAAACATACCGCTTAAATAAGTATTGGAAACGAGAATATTCGGTTCGTTAATTGTAATGTACCAGTGGATGGGTGGGAGTTGATAGCGATCGCACAAACGGCGATTGATGTGAGTGACTGCCACTCGCACGTATTCGGCGAAACAATCGATCGTATCTTTTGATAACCAGGCATCTACTCCCAACCAAGCAGGGTGGGTAAAATGATGTAAGGTGACGATCGGCTCTAGTCCGTGACGACGACAAGCAGCAATGCGATCGGCATAAGCATCGAGCGCTTCCGTATCAAAAGCAGGGGCAGACATCGCTTCAAGAGACGTAGAAGGTTGAATTCTCGCCCATTCCAACCCCAACCGAAAGCTATTGATTCCGATATTTTGGCAGTTCTGAAAATCCTCCTCATACCGCGTCCAAAACTCGGCAGCGGCTTTGGTAGGCATCACTTTGCCCTGTTTTTCCCAAACAGACCAATTATTTTGTGGTTGTCCCGGTTGATTGTAACCTCCTTCACTCTGGTAGCCGGATGTCGCAACTCCCCAGAGAAAGTCTTTACTTGATGTCATATGAAGGATGAAGGATAAAGGATGAAGTATGAAGTAAAAAGTTAAAAGAAATTAATTTTGAATTTTGAATTTTGAATTTTGAATTCACTCTCTCACCTCCTCACTACTTCTAACGTGGGATTGCCAATCTTTGAGAATGAATTCGGCGATATTCAAAGCAGCGCGGGGTTTTCCTAATTCCAAAGCAGCTTGACGCATTTGTTGCAGACGTTCCGGGCGTTTGAGGAGATATTGGGCGGCTGGTGCCACCATTTCTAGGAGTCGCAGTTGCACTCCTGCGCCTGCTGCTGCGATCGCATCTGCATTTTGTTCTTCTTGCCCTGGAATTGGTTCCACAATAATCATTGGGGTTCCTCGTGCCAAAATCTCACTAGTAATTAATCCACCTGCTTTAGTGATAATCAAATCGCTAGCCACGATCAAGTCATCTACATAATCAATAGTTCCCAACTTGCGTAACTTAACTTGATTGCTATCTGTTAAATCTTCTAATGCTTCTAGTAATTCTTCATTTCGACCTGATACAACTACTACCATTAAAGGCATGGGAGTTTCCAGCAGGGATGAAACTACGGCACGAACTCGTCGCGAATTCAACCCACCGCCAAACAAAGTTAAGACTGGTATATCTGTAGGTAGATCGTGATGCGATCGCATTTCTTGTGTCGATTTCTGCTGCATCGCTTCCAGTTTAATCGGAATACCAGTAACGTGCAAAAGCTTCCCATCTACTCCTCGACTTTTGAGCATATTTGCACTTAAATCAGTCGGTAAAAAATAGCCATCTATCCCATAATTCAACCACGTACTGTGAACAACTAAATCGGTCACAACCACATATTGAGGCTTAGTAGTTTTATATTCCGGTGATAAAAGTTGCAACAAACGAGTAGGAATTTGTTGCACACAGACAATCACATCCGGATCGGTTGTTTTGAGCAACTTTCCCAAACGCCTAAAAAAAGGAAGTTCTAGCCTCGCCCAAGCTAAATTGCTATCAAAGGATTTTTCCAAATCATCAACATCACTTCCCTCATAGATTGCTTTATAAAATAACGGAAATTTCTCACTAGATTCTTTATAAGCTTGGATCACCGCATTGCGATAAATCCCACTAGCATGAGCCAGAGCATCTTCACAGAGAATCTCTACATTTG encodes:
- a CDS encoding glycosyltransferase, which translates into the protein MTRILILYASLGSGHISAANALSEAFSHYPNVEILCEDALAHASGIYRNAVIQAYKESSEKFPLFYKAIYEGSDVDDLEKSFDSNLAWARLELPFFRRLGKLLKTTDPDVIVCVQQIPTRLLQLLSPEYKTTKPQYVVVTDLVVHSTWLNYGIDGYFLPTDLSANMLKSRGVDGKLLHVTGIPIKLEAMQQKSTQEMRSHHDLPTDIPVLTLFGGGLNSRRVRAVVSSLLETPMPLMVVVVSGRNEELLEALEDLTDSNQVKLRKLGTIDYVDDLIVASDLIITKAGGLITSEILARGTPMIIVEPIPGQEEQNADAIAAAGAGVQLRLLEMVAPAAQYLLKRPERLQQMRQAALELGKPRAALNIAEFILKDWQSHVRSSEEVRE
- a CDS encoding family 1 glycosylhydrolase; the protein is MTSSKDFLWGVATSGYQSEGGYNQPGQPQNNWSVWEKQGKVMPTKAAAEFWTRYEEDFQNCQNIGINSFRLGLEWARIQPSTSLEAMSAPAFDTEALDAYADRIAACRRHGLEPIVTLHHFTHPAWLGVDAWLSKDTIDCFAEYVRVAVTHINRRLCDRYQLPPIHWYITINEPNILVSNTYLSGMFPGGSERGITTMFQAYNHLLTAHVRAYNYIHHLYQTEGWATPQVSLNTYCSDLYWSEKVIWDLLEVRKKGIKPIELREWTYVNAQELETALRNANLPFRRNNLPYQLGRLTHWLANRLGTRNFDIKYLDIYLRELENAPHPNVFDYVAIDYYDPFIAHTFRLPNFTDFEFETKDFRGWLMSGITSKWWDWRTLPEGLHFFCQFYAQKLGYPIMIAENGMALRRKPDNSNATRRPDQFTRSEFIKAHLQQVKRLQNEGVPMLGYMHWSLTDNYEWGSYTPRFGLFAIDFTTGTERLVEDHLGDRPSLTYAKLIKEASLG